The Sesamum indicum cultivar Zhongzhi No. 13 linkage group LG6, S_indicum_v1.0, whole genome shotgun sequence genome has a segment encoding these proteins:
- the LOC105165619 gene encoding shaggy-related protein kinase eta, which yields MASLPLGPQQHHHNPPPDHHHQYHHNALLDQAPPPPAAVKFASAAAHNMEADKEMPSSMVEGNDPVTGHIISTTIGGKNGEPKRTISYMAERVVGTGSFGIVFQAKCLETGESVAIKKVLQDRRYKNRELQLMRLMDHSNVISLKHCFFSTTTRDELFLNLVMDYVPETMYKVLKHYTNSSQRMPLIYVKLYTYQLFRGLAYMHTVAGVCHRDIKPQNILVDPLTHQVKICDFGSAKVLVKGEANISYICSRYYRAPELIFGATEYTTSIDIWSAGCVLAELLLGQPLFPGENAVDQLVEIIKVLGTPTREEIRCMNPNYTDFRFPQIKAHPWHKVFHKRMPPEAIDLASRLLQYSPSLRCTALEACAHPFFDELREPNARLPNGRPFPPLFNFKQELAGASPELINKLIPEHIRRQAGLNFPVSHPAGT from the exons ATGGCCTCGTTGCCGCTGGGGCCTCAGCAGCATCACCATAATCCACCACCCgaccatcatcatcaatatcaTCATAATGCTCTTCTTGACCAAGCTCCACCACCCCCCGCCGCCGTGAAGTTCGCTTCCGCCGCTGCCCACAATATGGAAGCCGACAAG GAGATGCCATCGTCTATGGTTGAGGGTAATGATCCAGTTACCGGTCACATTATTTCTACTACTATTGGAGGCAAAAATGGCGAGCCTAAAAGG ACAATTAGTTACATGGCAGAGCGCGTCGTTGGCACCGGATCATTTGGAATAGTTTTTCAG GCAAAATGCTTGGAAACTGGAGAGTCAGTAGCCATAAAGAAAGTCTTGCAAGACAGGCGGTATAAAAATCGGGAGCTTCAGTTAATGAGGTTGATGGACCATTCTAACGTGATTTCGCTGAAGCACTGTTTCTTTTCAACAACCACCAGAGATGAGCTTTTCCTTAACTTGGTCATGGATTATGTGCCTGAGACTATGTACAAGGTCTTAAAACATTATACCAATTCAAGTCAACGGATGCCACTCATCTATGTCAAACTCTACACCTATCAG TTGTTTAGGGGCCTTGCATATATGCATACAGTTGCAGGGGTATGCCACAGGGACATAAAacctcaaaatattttg GTTGATCCTCTTACCCACCAGGTCAAGATTTGTGACTTTGGAAGTGCTAAAGTTCTT GTGAAGGGTGAAGCTAATATATCCTACATTTGCTCTCGTTATTATCGAGCTCCAGAACTCATTTTCGGCGCAACAGAATATACCACCTCTATTGATATCTGGTCTGCTGGTTGTGTCCTTGCTGAGCTACTTTTGGGGCAG CCTCTTTTCCCCGGAGAGAATGCTGTTGATCAACTTGTAGAGATTATCAAG GTTCTTGGTACTCCAACTCGAGAAGAAATTCGGTGTATGAATCCAAATTACACTGACTTCAGGTTTCCCCAGATTAAAGCCCATCCATGGCACAAG GTTTTCCATAAGCGAATGCCTCCTGAAGCCATTGATCTTGCTTCACGGCTACTTCAGTACTCACCAAGTCTTCGATGCACAGCa CTTGAAGCATGTGCCCATCCTTTCTTTGATGAGCTTCGTGAGCCAAATGCTCGCCTCCCAAATGGTCGCCCTTTCCCCCCACTTTTTAACTTCAAACAGGAA CTAGCTGGAGCGTCGCCTGAGTTGATCAACAAGTTGATACCCGAACATATCCGTCGACAAGCTGGGCTGAATTTTCCTGTTTCCCATCCTGCTGGGACGTGA
- the LOC105165620 gene encoding peroxidase P7-like isoform X2 has translation MCFMAFLRIFSLMLSVVAILACGGNAQLSPDFYASTCPNLQRIVSDAMREAIDQELRVAASVLRLFFHDCFVNGCDGSLLLDDTATFTGEKSAFPNRNSVRGFEVIDRIKSRVECECNGTVSCADILALAARDGVALMGGPTWAVPLGRRDARTASDCAANAQLPSPTATLPTLISMFAAKGLSSRDMVALSGAHTIGFAQCSNFRARIYNETNINPIFAANRRGACPPSGGDTNLAAMDLQTPNRFDNNYYTNLLTRGGLLYSDQELFNNGRLDWLVKVYSSRAASFRRDFAAAMVKMGNINPLVGTDGEIRKNCRLVN, from the exons ATGTGTTTCATGGCTTTCCTTAGAATTTTTTCCCTCATGCTATCCGTCGTTGCGATTCTTGCTTGCGGTGGCAATGCGCAGCTCTCGCCCGACTTCTATGCTTCCACATGCCCTAATCTGCAAAGGATTGTGAGCGACGCTATGAGAGAAGCCATTGATCAAGAACTTAGAGTTGCTGCATCCGTCCTTCGTTTGTTCTTCCACGATTGCTTCGTTAAT GGGTGTGATGGATCATTGTTGCTAGATGACACAGCCACATTCACTGGGGAAAAAAGCGCGTTTCCAAACCGGAATTCAGTGAGAGGTTTTGAAGTGATCGACAGAATCAAAAGTCGTGTTGAATGTGAGTGCAATGGTACAGTTTCTTGTGCAGATATCTTGGCCCTGGCTGCACGAGATGGAGTAGCCTTG ATGGGAGGGCCAACATGGGCAGTTCCACTAGGCAGAAGGGACGCGAGAACCGCAAGCGATTGTGCCGCCAACGCACAGTTGCCGTCCCCAACAGCCACACTTCCCACTCTCATCTCCATGTTCGCCGCCAAAGGCCTCTCCTCCCGTGACATGGTGGCCCTCTCCGGCGCCCACACCATCGGCTTCGCACAGTGCTCCAACTTCCGCGCCCGCATCTACAACGAAACCAACATCAACCCCATCTTCGCCGCCAACCGCCGCGGCGCCTGCCCCCCCTCCGGCGGCGACACCAATCTGGCCGCCATGGACCTGCAGACTCCGAACCGGTTCGACAACAATTATTATACGAACCTGTTGACCCGGGGCGGGCTGCTTTATTCGGACCAGGAGCTGTTCAACAATGGGCGGTTGGACTGGTTGGTTAAGGTTTACAGTAGCCGCGCTGCTTCTTTCAGGAGAGATTTTGCTGCTGCAATGGTGAAGATGGGGAATATAAACCCCCTTGTGGGGACTGATGGAGAGATTAGAAAGAACTGCAGGcttgttaattaa
- the LOC105165620 gene encoding peroxidase P7-like isoform X1: protein MCFMAFLRIFSLMLSVVAILACGGNAQLSPDFYASTCPNLQRIVSDAMREAIDQELRVAASVLRLFFHDCFVNGCDGSLLLDDTATFTGEKSAFPNRNSVRGFEVIDRIKSRVECECNGTVSCADILALAARDGVALHESCTQMGGPTWAVPLGRRDARTASDCAANAQLPSPTATLPTLISMFAAKGLSSRDMVALSGAHTIGFAQCSNFRARIYNETNINPIFAANRRGACPPSGGDTNLAAMDLQTPNRFDNNYYTNLLTRGGLLYSDQELFNNGRLDWLVKVYSSRAASFRRDFAAAMVKMGNINPLVGTDGEIRKNCRLVN from the exons ATGTGTTTCATGGCTTTCCTTAGAATTTTTTCCCTCATGCTATCCGTCGTTGCGATTCTTGCTTGCGGTGGCAATGCGCAGCTCTCGCCCGACTTCTATGCTTCCACATGCCCTAATCTGCAAAGGATTGTGAGCGACGCTATGAGAGAAGCCATTGATCAAGAACTTAGAGTTGCTGCATCCGTCCTTCGTTTGTTCTTCCACGATTGCTTCGTTAAT GGGTGTGATGGATCATTGTTGCTAGATGACACAGCCACATTCACTGGGGAAAAAAGCGCGTTTCCAAACCGGAATTCAGTGAGAGGTTTTGAAGTGATCGACAGAATCAAAAGTCGTGTTGAATGTGAGTGCAATGGTACAGTTTCTTGTGCAGATATCTTGGCCCTGGCTGCACGAGATGGAGTAGCCTTG CATGAGAGCTGCACGCAGATGGGAGGGCCAACATGGGCAGTTCCACTAGGCAGAAGGGACGCGAGAACCGCAAGCGATTGTGCCGCCAACGCACAGTTGCCGTCCCCAACAGCCACACTTCCCACTCTCATCTCCATGTTCGCCGCCAAAGGCCTCTCCTCCCGTGACATGGTGGCCCTCTCCGGCGCCCACACCATCGGCTTCGCACAGTGCTCCAACTTCCGCGCCCGCATCTACAACGAAACCAACATCAACCCCATCTTCGCCGCCAACCGCCGCGGCGCCTGCCCCCCCTCCGGCGGCGACACCAATCTGGCCGCCATGGACCTGCAGACTCCGAACCGGTTCGACAACAATTATTATACGAACCTGTTGACCCGGGGCGGGCTGCTTTATTCGGACCAGGAGCTGTTCAACAATGGGCGGTTGGACTGGTTGGTTAAGGTTTACAGTAGCCGCGCTGCTTCTTTCAGGAGAGATTTTGCTGCTGCAATGGTGAAGATGGGGAATATAAACCCCCTTGTGGGGACTGATGGAGAGATTAGAAAGAACTGCAGGcttgttaattaa